A DNA window from Hordeum vulgare subsp. vulgare chromosome 1H, MorexV3_pseudomolecules_assembly, whole genome shotgun sequence contains the following coding sequences:
- the LOC123409424 gene encoding uncharacterized protein LOC123409424, whose product MEEDAQVEECRYCKHELSVCHGEEALACHLQIPITNQYCFEMFIICGLRSVIEEYVHRIEPDAIPGEMKMWTPDFVTREGLRYEAIIEFGGAGSKITGGGWKQLMDDYAVRPGHIMYMYLRNGGHKILVDFKADGVQLSPLFFVAMRGLSRTKAKLIGRCIYARGVRLQHHEMKILIESSFGPTKYPFCVFVNRMSNRDVTGGYMRVPKRVVAHIEKKSGLLDREGEVLLVIDADTHVDVRYKKIPDERLVLHAGFKTYVSLLGLKGDNVVDICFQKLDDTNAMKVWISVIA is encoded by the exons ATGGAGGAAGATGCGCAG GTCGAGGAGTGCCGTTATTGCAAGCATGAACTCAGTGTATGCCATGGCGAAGAAGCTCTGGCGTGTCACCTCCAGATACCAATCACGAATCAATATTGTTTTGAAATG TTTATCATTTGCGGATTGCGCAGCGTCATAGAAGAATACGTACATCGCATTGAACCAGACGCGATACCAGGAGAAATGAAGATGTGGACTCCGGACTTCGTTACACGTGAGGGGCTTCGATATGAGGCGATCATCGAGTTTGGTGGTGCGGGTTCAAAGATCACTGGTGGCGGCTGGAAGCAACTAATGGACGATTACGCCGTCAGGCCagggcacatcatgtacatgtactTGCGTAACGGAGGCCACAAAATCTTGGTGGATTTCAAGGCAGATGGCGTCCAGCTTTCACCGCTATTTTTTGTTG CAATGCGTGGTCTCAGCCGTACGAAGGCAAAGTTAATCGGTAGATGCATATATGCAAGGGGGGTCAGGCTTCAACATCACGAGATGAAGATACTGATCGAGAGCTCTTTTGGACCAACAAAGTATCCATTTTGTGTGTTTGTTAACAGGATGAGCAACCGTGACGTCACTGGAGGATACATG AGAGTTCCAAAGCGAGTTGTTGCACATATAGAGAAAAAGTCAGGGCTACTCGACAGAGAAGGAGAGGTACTGCTGGTAATTGATGCGGATACTCATGTTGATGTTAGATACAAGAAGATCCCAGACGAGAGGCTTGTTTTACATGCAGGATTCAAGACTTACGTAAGTTTGCTTGGTTTGAAGGGTGATAACGTGGTAGACATATGCTTCCAGAAGCTCGATGACACTAACGCAATGAAAGTATGGATTTCGGTCATAGCGTGA
- the LOC123409435 gene encoding uncharacterized protein LOC123409435, with the protein MKQSIDDDTSQIDDGDARLSTVISSSLSEQIPDSCGTIVRDEGVVVDELPREIEDPEFFGVVSSSAHKCHHNMHPARKVAFVYASTGRRFLGCPLNGAERCRWVMWIDEPWRLVLSRSIMRLWDESDDRATLLQSKIKELQQAYIELWTERSNFAAEHEQVVSQLTDIIADNKIKMASRLDLHTKLCLASVTVAVTLASVLAYVLSS; encoded by the exons ATGAAGCAATCTATCGACGACGACACCTCCCAGATTGACGACGGCGACGCCAGGTTGTCAACCGTGATAAGCTCGTCACTTTCGGAACAGATTCCTGATTCGTGCGGAACCATTGTTCGG GATGAAGGCGTCGTCGTGGATGAGCTTCCAAGGGAGATCGAAGATCCAGAGTTCTTCGGGGTGGTTTCAAGCTCTGCTCATAAATGCCATCACAATATGCATCCAGCAAGGAAGGTTGCTTTTGTTTACGCTTCCACTGGGAGGAGGTTCCTCGGTTGCCCCCTCAAT GGAGCAGAGAGATGTCGCTGGGTCATGTGGATTGACGAACCATGGAGGCTGGTGCTTTCACGCTCCATCATGCGGCTGTGGGACGAATCTGATGATAGGGCAACACTCTTACAGTCCAAGATTAAGGAACTTCAGCAAGCTTACATAGAGCTTTGGACAGAGCGAAGCAATTTTGCGGCAGAGCACGAACAGGTCGTGAGTCAGCTTACGGATATCATAGCTGACAATAAGATTAAGATGGCAAGTAGGTTGGATCTCCATACTAAGCTGTGCCTAGCATCTGTTACTGTAGCTGTCACTCTCGCGTCGGTGTTGGCTTATGTGTTGTCTTCCTAG
- the LOC123409445 gene encoding MDIS1-interacting receptor like kinase 2-like, producing MRAQFTAPHSRSNSSIPKCAQALRAMEERHAHQGQALWGATLLVFLLLSSSQLRGASSAPGEAEALVEWKSSLPPRPAALASWDREAAPANSTSAACSWHGVSCDVLGRVVGVDVSGAGLAGTLDALDLSLLPSLGSLNLSFNSLTGSFPSNVSAPLLGLRSLDLSNNNFSGPIPTMLPVYMPNLEHLNLSSNQLVGEIPASLAKLTKLQSLFLGSNGLSGGIPPVLGSMSGLRALELHSNPLGGVIPASLGNLRLLERINVSLALLDSTIPMELSRCTNLTVVGLAGNKLSGKLPVSYAKLTKIREFNVSKNMLVGTILADYFTAWPHLKVFQADRNRFDGEIPPEIGMALRLEFLSLATNNLSGPIPSVIGRLTDLKLLDLSENELSGTIPRTMGNLTGLEVLRLYDNKLTGRLPAEFGNMTALQRLSISTNMLEGEIPAGLARLPNLRGLIAFENIFSGAIPPDFGGNGMFSMVSMSDNRFSGLLPLGLCKSAPRLRFIALDNNHLTGNVPVCYSKFTKLERIRMAGNRLAGNLSEIFGSQQPDLYYIDLSRNLFEGELPEHWAQFRSLSYLHLDGNKISGTIPSGYGAMAALQDLSLASNRLTGTIPPELGKLALLKLNLRHNMLSGRIPVTLGNIATMLLLDLSENDLHGGVPAELTKLSSIWYLNLSGNSLTGEVPALLGKMSSLETLDLSGNPGLCGDVAGLNSCTLNSAAGGSRRHKTRLNLVIALAVTAALLAAVAAVACVVVVVRRKRRTGQDTPETEKSTRGSEMALQASIWGKDVEFSFGDIVAATEHFDDTYCIGKGSFGSVYRADLPGGHCFAVKKLDASETDDACTGISEKSFENEVRALTHVRHRNIVKLHGFCASSGCMYLVYERVQRGSLTKVLYGGSCQRFDWPARVRAIRGLAHALAYLHHDCSPPMIHRDVSINNVLLDAEYETRLSDFGTARFLAPGRSNCTSMAGSYGYMAPELAYLRVTTKCDVYSFGVAAMEILMGKFPGKLISSLYSLDEARGVGESALLLLKDVVDQRLDLPAGQLAGQLVFLFVVALSCVRTNPEARPTMRTVAQELSAQRQSILDMPFGAISIGDLTILQV from the exons ATGCGCGCGCAATTCACAGCTCCACATTCGCGATCCAACTCATCCATCCCAAAGTGTGCCCAGGCCCTGCGAGCGATGGAGGAGCGCCATGCCCATCAAGGACAAGCTTTGTGGGGCGCGACGCTTCTCGTCTTCCTGCTCCTGTCGTCCTCACAACTGCGCGGCGCGAGCTCCGCGCCGGGAGAAGCCGAGGCGCTCGTGGAATGGAAGAGCAGCCTGCCTCCGCGTCCCGCGGCTCTCGCCTCGTGGGACCGGGAGGCCGCCCCCGCCAACTCCACCTCCGCGGCGTGCTCGTGGCACGGCGTGTCGTGCGACGTCTTGGGCCGGGTCGTAGGCGTCGACGTGTCCGGCGCCGGCCTCGCGGGCACGCTCGACGCCCTGGACCTCTCGTTGCTGCCCAGCCTCGGCAGCCTCAACCTCAGCTTCAACTCGCTGACGGGATCCTTCCCGTCGAACGTGTCCGCGCCGCTTCTCGGCCTCAGGTCATTAGATTTGTCCAACAACAACTTTTCGGGTCCGATCCCGACGATGCTGCCGGTGTACATGCCCAACCTCGAGCACCTCAATCTTTCGTCAAACCAGCTCGTGGGGGAGATTCCGGCGTCACTCGCCAAGTTGACCAAGCTTCAGAGCCTTTTTCTCGGCTCCAACGGTCTTTCCGGCGGCATACCGCCGGTGCTCGGTTCCATGTCAGGGTTAAGAGCACTCGAGCTGCACAGCAACCCGCTGGGCGGCGTCATCCCCGCCTCTCTTGGCAACCTCCGTTTGCTGGAGCGCATCAATGTCAGCCTCGCTCTGCTGGACTCAACCATTCCGATGGAGCTCAGCCGCTGCACCAacctcaccgtcgttggcctcgcCGGGAACAAACTCTCCGGGAAGCTGCCGGTGTCGTACGCCAAGCTGACGAAAATACGGGAATTCAACGTGTCCAAGAACATGCTCGTCGGGACGATCTTGGCGGACTACTTCACGGCCTGGCCCCATCTCAAGGTGTTTCAGGCAGATAGAAACCGTTTTGACGGCGAGATCCCCCCGGAGATCGGGATGGCGTTGAGGCTGGAGTTCCTCTCGCTGGCAACCAACAACCTCTCTGGCCCGATCCCGTCGGTCATCGGAAGGCTGACAGACCTGAAGCTGTTGGACCTCTCCGAGAATGAACTCTCCGGCACTATCCCACGGACCATGGGCAACCTCACCGGGTTAGAGGTTCTTCGGCTGTATGACAACAAGCTCACCGGCCGGTTGCCGGCAGAGTTCGGGAACATGACGGCGCTGCAGAGGCTGTCCATAAGCACCAACatgctcgagggcgagattccggCCGGGCTCGCCCGCTTGCCAAACCTCCGCGGCCTCATCGCCTTCGAAAACATCTTCTCCGGCGCCATCCCGCCGGATTTTGGCGGGAACGGCATGTTCTCCATGGTCAGCATGTCAGACAACAGGTTCTCTGGTCTGCTGCCTCTGGGGCTGTGCAAGAGCGCGCCGCGCCTTCGGTTTATCGCCTTGGACAACAACCACCTCACCGGCAACGTGCCCGTCTGCTACAGCAAATTTACGAAGCTTGAGCGCATTCGCATGGCAGGCAACCGGCTGGCCGGAAATTTGTCAGAGATCTTTGGATCGCAGCAGCCGGACCTGTACTACATTGACCTGTCCAGGAACCTGTTTGAAGgcgagctcccagagcactgggcTCAGTTCAGGAGCCTCTCATACCTGCACTTGGATGGCAACAAAATCAGCGGAACAATTCCTTCCGGTTACGGTGCCATGGCGGCATTGCAAGATCTGAGCCTCGCATCCAACCGTCTCACCGGCACGATCCCGCCCGAGCTCGGAAAACTGGCACTGCTCAAGCTGAATCTTCGTCACAACATGTTGTCAGGCCGAATCCCTGTGACACTGGGAAACATCGCCACGATGCTACTGCTGGACCTGTCCGAAAATGATCTCCACGGAGGCGTGCCTGCGGAGCTCACAAAGTTGAGCTCCATTTGGTACCTCAACCTGAGCGGCAACAGTCTAACCGGCGAGGTTCCAGCTCTGCTCGGCAAGATGAGCTCCCTGGAGACGTTGGACCTCAGTGGCAACCCGGGTCTATGCGGCGACGTGGCTGGCCTGAATTCCTGCACCTTGAATTCTGCTGCCGGTGGTTCTCGACGGCACAAGACAAGGCTCAACCTTGTCATAGCGCTGGCTGTTACTGCTGCGCTGctggccgccgtcgccgccgtggcatgcgtggtggtggtggtccgcAGGAAGAGACGAACGGGCCAAGATACGCCCGAGACCGAGAAATCGACGAGAGGCAGCGAAATGGCTCTGCAGGCTTCGATATGGGGCAAGGATGTGGAGTTCTCCTTCGGCGACATCGTGGCAGCGACGGAGCACTTCGACGACACCTACTGCATAGGCAAAGGCAGCTTCGGGAGCGTGTACCGGGCCGACCTTCCAGGCGGCCATTGCTTCGCCGTGAAGAAGCTCGACGCGTCCGAGACCGACGACGCGTGCACGGGCATCAGCGAGAAGAGCTTCGAGAACGAGGTGAGGGCCCTGACGCACGTCCGGCACAGGAACATCGTCAAGCTCCATGGCTTCTGCGCCTCCAGCGGGTGCATGTACCTAGTCTACGAGCGTGTCCAGAGGGGCAGCCTCACCAAGGTGCTGTACGGAGGCAGCTGCCAAAGGTTCGACTGGCCGGCAAGGGTGCGCGCGATCAGGGGACTGGCGCACGCGCTGGCCTACCTGCACCACGACTGCTCGCCGCCGATGATCCACCGCGACGTTTCCATCAACAACGTACTGCTGGACGCCGAGTACGAGACCCGGCTGTCGGACTTCGGCACGGCGAGATTTCTTGCGCCCGGCCGCTCCAACTGCACCAGCATGGCTGGCTCCTACGGCTACATGGCACCAG AGCTCGCGTACCTGAGGGTGACGACCAAATGCGACGTGTACAGCTTCGGCGTCGCGGCCATGGAAATCCTGATGGGCAAGTTCCCCGGCAAACTCATAAGCTCCTTGTACAGCCTGGACGAGGCGCGTGGTGTCGGCGAGTCGGCGCTCCTGCTGCTCAAAGACGTGGTGGACCAGAGGCTGGACCTTCCTGCCGGGCAATTGGCTGGGCAGCTGGTCTTCCTCTTTGTTGTGGCTTTGTCCTGCGTTCGGACGAACCCTGAAGCACGGCCGACCATGCGCACCGTCGCACAGGAGCTCTCTGCTCAACGGCAGTCTATCTTGGACATGCCATTCGGTGCTATCAGCATCGGCGACCTTACAATTCTGCAGGTGTGA